The DNA segment aagaaaaaaaggcgtCTCTGAAGTAATTAAACGAGTTCGGGtatctgttgttgtttctttttgcttttgcgcAGTCGTGTGTAATCGTGTTAATAAATTGAGTCATAGTAATTGTGTTTAATTGTGTTGAGTAAGGTATGGAACGGTATGAGCAAAAGGTAAGCTCTCTATATGATCAGATAAGCTGAAAGTGTTGATCGAGAAGCGGACAAATGGAGTTTAGGTGGAGATTACAATTTAGTTGATTTTTCGTTGACTGacaatgttgtttgtttgtttgcctttcaaTGTTCCTATTTCTTCCTGGTAGAGGAGGAAAGAAGCGAGTAAAACGCGTAGTACTTCTCCCCGATTTAACAAAACATCGGCATTTTCAAATCAACATGTACAGCGAAACGCGTGCGCGTGCGCATTTCACACGTGGTGCTGATGGCGACGCCGGTTGCCCTGGTGACTGCGCAAGGAAAACCTGCGCAAGACACAGACCATTTGGACAGGAAATGTGCGCCGCACCGTCCTGAAGAGGTTGGCAAACGGTTTTTCCTACCATTTACTACGCAGTTCTCTGCTGCATTGTTTCCCGCCTTTCCCAAACCCGCTACCGCTTTCCCCGTTTTGCTTTAAAGTTCACTAATGAGTGAACTCTTTGCTAGAAGCGCGCGGGACAGGTTGCGCATGTTGTGGTTATGAAACTATCGCACAAAATGTTCGCTTGCGGAGGAGGGGTTTTGCTGCCCGAACGCGGGGTAAATCGGTATGTAAACACATAAACCGAGCCAGGCATTACATGCAGAGAGTGTCGCTCCACTTTATCGTGATTGTTGTTTGGTAGCCTGCTTGATGAATTGATGTTGCATTTAAATAGAGtgttgaaatttaaaacactAAACGTTTTGTTCCAATTAAGTTGTGACAACGTTTTAATACCgtgccttttccttttcctttttgctacAGACGAAGTCTACCGCATCGTGTACGAGGAGGTGGACGAAAGTGACGTCAGCCTGTACACCTTTCCCTCGTCGCAGTCGGCCGGGCGGGACTACGAGGAGTATCGGTTCCCGCGTGCCGGCACACCGAACGCCAAGTCCAAGCTGAAGCTGGTCCAGTTCCGGCTGTCGGAGAACCTGCGCATCACGGACGTGTGCATCAAGGAGCTGCAGTGCCCGCTAACGTTCGCCTTCCCATGGCTGGAGTATATTGTGCGCGTCGGCTGGACACCGGATTCGCGATAGTAAGTGTGCCACATTTCACAGTAGCCGCCAAGCAGCCACACAGGGTATTTAATGCCATCTTTCCTCCCCACAGTGTTTGGGCCcagctgctcgatcggccCCAGCAGCGGCTCGAGCTCGTCCTGCTGCCGGTGGACAATTTCTGCGAAATCTACAGcagctcgtcgtcgtcgcccaACTGCGGGACGACCGCCACCGGGGGCAATGGGGCTGGGTCGCAGGGCGCAGCATCGTACGGCTCGTCTCCTGggcagcaaccgcaacaccaacaccaacaccaccatcaccacgggcagcagcagcagcagcagcatcattcgCATCCGCCGCGAAAGTCGTCCTCCGGGTGGCGCTCACCGCTGGACAAATCGACGACGCGCCCGCTGCAGGTGATCTACACGGAAACGTCCAGCAGCTGGGTGAACGTGCACGATGTGCTGCAGTTTGTCGAGCTGTCCGAGCAGGAGGTAACGTTCCTGTGGGCCTCGGAGGAGTCGGGCTTCCGCCATCTGTACTTGGTCACATCTAGTCTCAGCCCGAacggttgcagcagcagcagcagcaatagcacTAACCATCACAGCACAAACTCCCATCCAACGGCACATCCAAAGCAGCAGCGGGAGGGAGCGCACGGGACAGAGGCGAGTAGCGGTGGCGCCGGGGCCACCGACCACTCGTTGCCATCGATGGCCTGCATTGGCAGCACGCTGGTAGCACGCATCGTGCAGAAGGTGACGCTTACCGCCGGCGACTGGGAGGTGCTCGGGCGCAACGTGTGGTACGATCGGGCCCGCCAGCTGGTGTACTTTATGGGACTGCGCGAGACGCCGCTCGAGAAGCACCTGTACGTGGTGAGCCTGGCGCAGCCGAACCAGCTGCGACTGCTCACCATGCCCGGGTACTCGTTCACCGTGGAGTTTAACGATGTAAGTGTGTTTGAAAGGAAAGGAGCTTGCCCGTTGTAGCGTGTAGCACACGATTGATCGATTCATTTCGCGTCACAGGATTGTACGCTGTTTCTGCAAACGTACTGTAACATCTCGACGCTGCCGTCGTGGGAGCTGGTTCGAATAGCGCACGACAGCAATACGGCGAACGGGAACGGCTGTAGCCACGGGCCGACGCCACCACCCACGCCGATCGACGCGCTGCGGCTCTGCTCGGTGGGCTATCTGACCGAGGGCGGGCCCTCGGAAAATACTCAGTACAACCCCTCGATCCACAGCCCGCAGATCTCGTCCGGGGACGTGCTGTACGCGATGGTGTTCAAACCGCACAACTTCATGCTCGGCGTGAAGTACCCGACCGTGCTGAACGTGTACGGCGGGCCGGAGGTGCAGACGGTTAGCAATACGTTTAAGGTAAGGCGTCGTCGGCGGTTTGGCTTCATCTGTTTACGGGTTATGCGGGATGCTGGATTTTACGTCCCTTTTTTTCGCCCCTCTTTTTGATCAGGGAATGCGTCAGCTAAGGATGCACATGCTTGCCTCACAGGGTTACTGTGTGATATGTGTGGATTCGCGCGGCTCGCGCCATCGGGGCGTTGAGTTCGAGTCGTACATCCGCTGCCGGATGGGTACGGTGGAGCTGTCGGATCAGGTCGAGGTGTTGCGAATACTGGCCGACCAGTTGGGCTACATCGACATGGACCGGGTGGCAATCCACGGCTGGTCTTACGGTAAGGCTGACCTTCCTTCGCTGTGTTttattgctctttttttttgctaatccTCGATTGTGCCCTTTTCCCCAGGTGGCTACCTAAGTCTGATGGGGCTGGTGCAATACCCGGAAATATTCAAAGTTTCCATCGCGGGTGCACCGGTCACGAGCTGGGAGTACTACGACACCGGCTACACCGAACGCTACATGGACCTGCCGGACAGCAACCGGTCCGGCTATGCGGCCGGCTCGGTGCTCAACTACATCCAAAAGTTTCCCGACGAGTAagtcaagagagagagagagagagaaaacggcCGGGAGGAGGAAACTAACTGCAACCATTCCACActcattttccatttcaaatCACACTTCATTCTCCAGGGACAATCGGCTGCTCATCATCCACGGACTGATCGACGAAAACGTACACTTTCACCACACGTCCCAGCTGGTGAGCCGGCTCGTGCGGGCAAACAAACCGTACCAGCTGCAGGTGTACCCGAACGAGCGCCACTCGCTGCGCAACCTGGAGGCGAGCAAGCACTACGAGACGAAGCTGCTCTCGTTTCTGCAGAACCATCTCTGAACCAGCGAGCCGAACAAAGCGAAACCACCAACCGGTCCGGGAGTGGGGTGCGGTAGGCGATTGCGCCACCTCCTGTGCGCTTCCGGCTCAAGTCGCACGGGCTGGACAGTCTGGAGAAGGCTACGGCACGGCAGTGCCTGCAGCTGCTTCTTCGTACACTGCCACCAGCGCAATCAACGCCCTTCGTCGTCTCGTTCAGTGTCGATGGACTCAATTCCAGTGGCGatcaacaccatcaccaccaccaccaccactaccacctgCTCGTTGCGCTCGTGGATGATGAGCCTGATGCGCAAGTTGCGTCTGTTCGGTGTGCACGCACTGTTCGAGCGGTGCTAGAGCCGGATGGAAGCGGCTCGGCTGAAGCAGGATCAGTGTTCGCTTTTGTTCGCTTATGGGGGTATACACGCTTGTGGCAGTCGCCAACGTGGTTGGGGCAGTAAGTGTGCGCACGCCATTCTATGAGCGGTTTGTGTGCTTCTAATACGTAGAGTCGGA comes from the Anopheles coluzzii chromosome 2, AcolN3, whole genome shotgun sequence genome and includes:
- the LOC120947855 gene encoding dipeptidyl peptidase 9, producing MDGTSGGGGEGGGGGGGTGSSGPASSSAPACLMVTDDVASYLGTPTTAYPHYSSSRHTPGSRTPAGPSPAGLMNGITSAGRWEPSGAVAPSMVPRKKSWSELKCIVNETRRQMATTMAASFPMSVNFRTLSDGRTRVYFLSPPPANGWDTILFYADVPPAGAKRSQLLPALDANEELEADGDSDGIDEDEDAEGERRSGAGRKRHLPWHQLLESVLGHLSTSNSREVQLMLERKRLSIWGITSYELHKASGKIVFPACNTLYQCLDTGYEENPLFPSELRILQRAAAIDPQICPQNSDLVAFVCNGDIWVVHTHSGHSERLTYAHDGRRSFAEDPLTAGVPSYVMQEEFSRYQGFWWQPESHDEVYRIVYEEVDESDVSLYTFPSSQSAGRDYEEYRFPRAGTPNAKSKLKLVQFRLSENLRITDVCIKELQCPLTFAFPWLEYIVRVGWTPDSRYVWAQLLDRPQQRLELVLLPVDNFCEIYSSSSSSPNCGTTATGGNGAGSQGAASYGSSPGQQPQHQHQHHHHHGQQQQQQHHSHPPRKSSSGWRSPLDKSTTRPLQVIYTETSSSWVNVHDVLQFVELSEQEVTFLWASEESGFRHLYLVTSSLSPNGCSSSSSNSTNHHSTNSHPTAHPKQQREGAHGTEASSGGAGATDHSLPSMACIGSTLVARIVQKVTLTAGDWEVLGRNVWYDRARQLVYFMGLRETPLEKHLYVVSLAQPNQLRLLTMPGYSFTVEFNDDCTLFLQTYCNISTLPSWELVRIAHDSNTANGNGCSHGPTPPPTPIDALRLCSVGYLTEGGPSENTQYNPSIHSPQISSGDVLYAMVFKPHNFMLGVKYPTVLNVYGGPEVQTVSNTFKGMRQLRMHMLASQGYCVICVDSRGSRHRGVEFESYIRCRMGTVELSDQVEVLRILADQLGYIDMDRVAIHGWSYGGYLSLMGLVQYPEIFKVSIAGAPVTSWEYYDTGYTERYMDLPDSNRSGYAAGSVLNYIQKFPDEDNRLLIIHGLIDENVHFHHTSQLVSRLVRANKPYQLQVYPNERHSLRNLEASKHYETKLLSFLQNHL